The sequence below is a genomic window from Sparus aurata chromosome 6, fSpaAur1.1, whole genome shotgun sequence.
ATTTACTTTTTCAAAATATGACATCAGCCTCAAACGTGACGCCCTGTTCTCGTTTGACTCTGAAGAATATGatcttttaaaattattttgacTAAATCCTGGACATCTTGGACTTTAAATCataggtttttgtttttttaaagatttttttggcatagacacctttattaagcagttgacagataggaaatatgggagagagagggggatgtgacatgcagcaaaggacctccggccggaatcgaactgGGGTCGGCTGCGtctatggcatgcgctctaaccactccaCCACCTGCGCGCCTAAATCATAGGTTTTATTGGTTTTAGGATTAAAAGTGATTCATCAGAACACAATCAGTAATGCACCATTTACATTCATAAAACTCACCCACCTCCCACACATAGTAACTTACAGTGAGTTCAAAATTAAACCTGAATCTAAAGTCTTTAATTTCAGAAGAAATAATGACTGTTAAGATAATGACTGATTGTACAGCTAGCGAAAAAGTGAAAGTCTTGGTTAAGATAATTCTACcacattacatgttttaaagttatttacaatgatttgatttttaaatctgTATAATGTCCGGCTATAGAGCCCTATATATGGTATGCATCATGTTCTTTATCTGTGAAAacattatttgatttttaaattcaaacatCATTATCAGCATCAAATACTCAGAATCAGACACGCTTTTCTCTTCTATATGCATACATGATGTAACCTCATCAACTTATTCAAAGTAAGAAGTAAAATAATATGAGTAACAAAATCTAAAGCATTTGTTCTTTGAACACTATCAGCAAATTTTTTTGTCAGAATTAATGATCAGAAATTCACAACATGGTTCATTAATGTTCCTGAAACTCTGACGCTCCTCTGTTCATTCATATACAGTCATGTGTTCTTAATCTGACAATCTCAAACcatttttggaaacatttttgtttcctAAAAACTCATAGAACTTGTAGTATCCCTGATATGCTAAGAAGACTTACTTAACCTGAAATAATCTATAGCATGCCAAACTGGAAGTAGACTAGAAAGTAGACCAGAAGTCTGTCGACACTGTCTGCTGTTCCATTTGAACAGAGAGAGTCACTGGTAATATCTTCATTGGCAGTTTATTGCGGGTGCCAATGTATGGAAACAGCCTGTCAGTGAACGCATCATTAATAACCTCAACATCCCAGTCATGAGTCCCTGAGCTAAAAGCCTCTGAGCCGAACACACTGTGGTACATTTGaatcctctctgtgttttcaggaAGCTTCGGTTTCTTTTCACATCTCACACTGGTGAGATCTCCTGACATGATGAGTTCTGGGTtggctgtgtttggatccagaatcccaggagtgtaggagaccatcTCCTTCATCTTGCTCCAGATGTTGAAggtcaggttgcccaggtgtttggccacgtctatcagagctcctgagtcCAGCTGTGGATCAtccagcagggggagctgctggactcttttcactgcagccttgtagttctgcaggaatgagacgtcttcagctctcagttcctcctctgtggctttgATTGTGCctgacagagctgctgtctctctgctcagaggctcaatcttcttcttcatcatctgactcttctgctcctcttcctccctcagagcagtgatcctggcctcctcttcctcttgtagAAACTGATGAAGCTTCTTGAACTgcttttaaattttttgttcttgtgtgtttttgaatctctgcagacgagacacactggctgctgatggtccagacagaacagtttgagtttctcaacgtgcagactgcagacagaCTCTCTCTCGTGTAAGAACgtctcacacaggttctttaatGCCAGGTTTCGAGGTGGATCACTCACCAAAGATATTTCATTACAAATTTGAcacttgtttatttgtttctctctccaccatttctgcagacagtctttacagaagctgtggttgcatgacaaaacaacaggatCTTTAAAGATGTTATGGCAGACCGGACAAGAAAGATCCTTTTCTGATTGAGAAGACATTTGAAGCTGGAAACAATGAAGGCAGACAGGGACGACGGCAAGTcaagttaaatgttttactttcccTTTGTGTCGTAGCTCCTCTGAAACTTCTGTTTATGATGTGAAACCAGCAGCAGGTTGAAGTACAGTATTCCAATAATCCCAGTGTTTCTTCCTTCGTACAGCCACGTTGTAGAGTTTGGTCTGGTTTGTGAATATTGAAAACACTGACCACAAATTGTAGCAGTGCCGTATGACGCACGTTGTTTGACATTCTCATTGAACGAGGAATGAGGAACCCACAAATGAGAATGAGGAATGAGGAACCCACATAGCATGAGACAACTCCTTATGTGCAGGTGTATTTCCAGAATTTTGGGCCAGCCCTGAAATCTGATTACATCACTCTGAAGTGAGAAGCAGGGTGTTAGTTCGAAGAGTGGTTCTGATTGAGTATTTTAATGTTTGGTTCCATTCTTTGGTGTTCTGATTGGTATGTAAGAAACTATGAGACAATGTAATGTTAGTAATTAAAATGTACGAGAAACAGTTAAATAGTGCTATTCCAATGttcatttgtatgtgtgtgcgtgtgcgcgcgtgcatgtgtgtgtgtttgtgagcaaTGTACCTGATGCCACCCCTACATAAATCATTGCCCCACTTGGGCCACAGCAGTCAATAATTTCTGGACTCCCCTGCTTCTGTGAACATGTTTTGTATAAACATGCTGACAAGAGCCCATTTTAGTGATCTGGTCTGGCTGAGCCCAGTTGTTTCACCACCTGAATCCTCCCTCCCAGCACCAACAACAAGAGTGACAGTCAAACCGGTCTCTTATCATCGACTGTGGTGGTTCTGGAGTGATTATTGTATGTGTGTTATAACGTTCTGTGTCACATCACAAACACTTATTTAGTTATCATTGCATTACTTTCACATTTAATCTGGGTGAAGTTGCGGTCAACTGGGAGGAGAAGGTCTGTAAATGTCTTTCATTCTGTGTAGTCAAACAAGATATTTGTCAACTTCAGGGAAATACACCTGCACATCAGGTGTGGTCTCATGCTTCTTATGGGTTTGTGCACTATGTGGCATCATCATTCCACAGACATGAATATCAAATAATGTGCTTCATACGGCACTGCTACAATTTGTGGTCAGTGTTTTAAATATTCCCATTCACTCATCtagtttcacacatgaagatcAGTTTCCTACTCATGTTTAGTTGTTCTCAGGCTGTGAAAGCAGTTGTATGATGTCGTCTGCCTCTGGAGGAGAAAAtcaccctgatgatgtcacagtgacatcatcagaatCTCAAATTGAGTTTGgagatttaaaatgtacaaCAGAAATCTCTTCCAAACTCTAATTGTATAATAGATGTTCATGTTTACCTGCGATGAGCgaccctcgcccagagacagctgggattggctccagcaaaaaaaaaaaaaaacgcaaccCCATAAAATGGATAAagtggttacagacaatggatggatgttcATGTTTACAGGCAGGACGGTCGGATAAAAGAAGCTACTGAGTTGCATTTTGGGAAGCGTAGGATGTAGGAAGTGTTTTCAGAGATTCACCAACATTAGGGACTAAAATTCAAAACGCTGCTTTGATTTCACCAGTTTTCTTTCGTTCATTTCATTCAAGTGCCTCAAAACTTTTAGAGGTGCAGTACTACTGTAAATCACTGGAGTATTAATAGATATATCAACATGTACAGGTGGTTTTAAAGTAGAAAATTGTCCCAATGAAAGTTATTTGTGTCACCGTACTCTCTTCATCCTGTTTCAGTTTTTGTCCTTTCTCTTCTGTGGTGTTTCATTCTGTCAAGGCTGAAATGAACAACCACAGTATGAAACCCTGAACATGAAGTGTGGCCACTTATTTTTACAAGAAGTCCACATtatcagaaaaacatgtttgagaTAAAACTCAACATGATAGAATTTCTGACAACTTAAGATGTAGACAGAACAAGCTTGAAAACATTCTCTACACTCACAGTTGCTCTCGGCTTCTCTATTAACATCTTTATCACAATATTATGAGTTAAgttctttgtgtttatgttttcactttcaaagACTGCAGCTCTTTCCTAAATATtagaattttccttttttcaaaatataacaGCGTCAAACATGATGCCTAGTTATCGTTTGACGCTAAAGAATATgatcttttaaaacatttttgactgAATCCTGGACATCTTGCActttaaaatactttaaaacATAGGTTTTTAACTCAAGCTTGAAATCAATGGACAACCTGAAACCActtatgttttattctttattgGTTTTAGAATTAAATGTGATTCATCAGAACACAATCAGTAATGTACCGTTTACATTCATAAAACTCAGCAGCCTCCCACACATAGTAACTTACAGTGAGTTCAAAATTAAGCCTGATTCTAAAGTCTTTAATTTCAAAAGAAATAATGACTCTGTTAAGATAATGACTGATTGTACAGCTAGCGAAAAAGTGAAAGTCGTGGTTAAGATAATTCTACCGCATTAcatgttttaaagttatttaCAATGATTTGATTCTTAAACTATTTAATGTCCTGCTATGTAGCCCTATATATGGTATGCATCATGTTCTATAATATATCTGTGAAAacattatttgatttttaaattcaaacatcattatcagcatcaaatattcagaatcagACACGCTCTTCTATATGAATACATGATGTAACCTCATCAACTTATTCAAAGTAAGAAGTAAAATAATCTGAGTAACAAGATCTAAAGCATTTGTTCATTGAACACTATCAGCAAATTTTTTGTCAGAATTAATGATCAGAAATTCACAACATGGTTCATTAATGTTCCTGAAACTCTGACACTACTCTGTTCATTCATATACAGTCATGTATtcttaatctgaaaaaaaaacatttttggaaacatttttgtttaataGAAACTCATAGAACTTGTAGTATCACTGATATGCTAAGTAGCCTTACTTAACCTGAAATAATCTATAGCATGCCAAACTGGAAGTAGACTAGAAAATAGACCAGAAGCCTGTCGACACTGTCTACTCTTCCATTTGAACAGAGAGAGTCACTGGTAATATCTTCCTTGGCAGTTTATCCAGGGGAGCAATGTATGGGAACAGCCCttcagtgaaagtgtgtttgaaggtgtgtatgtgtgtgttagtatcaAGATTATAGAACGACagttttcctttgtcaaagtCCAGGTGAACTCTGATCGTCTGGAGATTCTTTACTGTGAGAACTTTATCTACAAGTGGTGGAGAGACAGCTTTGTATATTCCTTCAAGTTGCTGAATTTCCCAGTATCCAGTCAGTATTTGTCGCTTTCTCCAGACAGACTCCCGTACGACACCTAAGCCGCAAAATGCTTCATGTCTGACCTCAACATCCCAGTCATAAGTCCCCGACTTAAAGGCCTCAGAGCCGAGGACACAGGGGTGCATTTTTATCCTCTCTGGGTTTTCAGGAAGATTCAGTTTCTGTCCACGTGTCACACTGGTGAGATCTTCAGACACAATGAGTTCTGGGTgggctgtgtttggatccagaaccacaggagtgtaggagaccatcTCCTTCATCTTGCTCCAGATGTTGAAggtcaggttgcccaggtgtttggccacatctatcagagctcctgagtcCAGCTGTGGATCATCCAGCAGGGAGAGCTGATGGACAATTTTCATTGCAGCCTTGTAGTTCTGCAGGAACGAGACGTCTTTAGCTCTcagttcctcctctgtggctttgattgtgtctgacagagctgctatctctctgctcagagcctcaatcttcttcttcatcatctgactcttctgctcctcttcctccctcagagcagtgatcctggcctcctcttcctcttgtagAAACTGATGAAGCTTTTTAAACTGCTCTTTAATCTGATtctctgtgtgtcgggcctggaccttAATGTGTTCTGTTGTTTGATCAAAGTTTCCTTGAACTTTTTCGGAGCACTCCAGTCTATACTGTAACAGATCCAGGGTTTTTTGGAGCTTATGTTTTTGATCCTTCGTAGCTTCATCGATGGGACTGAATCTGTGGTTCTTGTGTGTATTTGAATCTTTGCAGACGAGACACACCGGCtcctgatggtccagacagaagagtttgagtttcccaccgtgcagactgcagacagaCTCAGACTCTGCTGAAgctctctggtctctctcctgtaagaaggtctcacacaggttctttaacGCCAGGTTACGAGGTGGATCACTCACCAAAGATATCTccttacaaactggacacttgtgtgtttgtgtcactctCCACCATGTCTCCATACAGTCTTTACATAAGCTGTGGCTGCATGACAGAACAACAGGATTTTTAAAGATGTCATGGCAGACCGGACAAGAAAGATCCTTTTCTGATTGAGAAGACATTTCAAGCCGAAAACAATGAAGGCAGACAGGGACGACCGCAAGTCCAGTTGAAAGTTCTGGTTTCCCTTTGTGTCGTAGCTTCTCTGAAACTTCTGTTTATGATGTGAAGTCAGCAGCAGGTTGAAGTACAGTATTCCAATAATCCCAGTATTTCTTCCTCCGTACAGCCTCGTTGTGGAGTTTGGTCTGGTTTGTGAATATTGAAAATACTCGCCACAAACTGTTGTAGTGCCGTATGACGCATGTTGTTTGATATTCACATCTCTGGAATGATAAATACACATAGTGCACACACCCATAAGGTGCATGAGACCACGCCTTATGTGCAGGTGTATTTCCAGAAGTTGGGCCAGCCCTGAAACCTGATTACATCACTCTGAAGAGTGAGATGCAGGATGTTAGTTTTAAGAGTTGTGTTAATTAAGTATTTTGATGTTTGGTCCCATTCTGTGGTGTTCTGACTGGTATGTAAGAAACAGTGAGACAGTGTAATGTTAGTAATTAAATTGTACAAGAAACAGTTGAATAGTGCTATTCcaacatgcgtgtgtgtgtctgtttctgtgtgagtgacATACTTGATGCCACCCCTGCATAAATCTTTGCCCCACTTGAGTCACTCCAGTCAGTAAAGTCTGGACTCTCCTGCTTCTGTGAACATGTGTTGTATAAACATGCTGACAAAAGCAGGTTTTAGTGAACTGGTCTGGCTGAGCCCAGTTTTTTCACCACCTGAATCCTCCCtaccaacaccaacaacaagGAGTGACAGTCAAACTGGTCCCTTATCATCGACTGTGGTGGTTCTGGAGTCATTATTGTATGTGTGTTATAACGTTCTGTGTCACATCACAAACACTTATTTAGTTATCATTGCATTACTTTCACATTTAATCTGGGTGAAGCTGCGGTCGACTGGGAGGAGACGGTCTGTAAATGTCTTTCATTCTGTGTAGTCAAACAAGATATTTGTTAACTTCAGGGAAATACACCTGCACATCGGGTGTGGTTGCATGCTTCTTTTGGGTTTGTGTGCTATGTGGGTTCATCATTCCACAGATGTGAATATCAAATAATGTGCGTCATACGTCACTGCTACaatttgtgttcagtgttttcaataTTCACAATTCACTCCTCtagtttcacacatgaagatcAGTTTCCTGCTCATGTTTAGTTGTTCTCAGGCTGTTAAAGCAGTTGTATGATGTCGTCTGCCTCTGGAGGAGAATATAACTTTGAAGATgtcaaagtgatgtcatcagaatCTCAGATTGAGTTTGGAGACTAAAAATGTACAACAGACATCTCTTCCAAACTCTAATTGTTTAATAGATGTTCATGTTTacctgcgatgagctggtgacttgtccagggagtaccctgccctcgcccagagacagctgggattggctccagcaaaaaaacCCTGCAACCCCATAAAatggataaagcggttacagaaaATTGATGGATGTTCGTGTTTACAGGCAGGGACGGTCGGATAAAAGACACTGCTGAGTTGCATTTTGAGAAATGTAGGATGTAGGAAGTGTTTTCAGAGATTCACCAACATTAGGGACTAAAATTCTAAATGCTGCGTAGATTTCACCAGTTTTCTTTCGTTCATTTCATTCAAGTACCTCAACACTTTTAGAGGTGCAGTGCTACTGTAAATCACTGGAGTATTAATAGATATATCAACATGTACAGGTGGTTTTAAAGTAGAAAATTGTCCCAATGAAAGTTATTTTTGTCACCGTACTCTCTTCATCCCGTTCCAGTTTTTGTCCTTTCTCTTCTGTGGTGTTTCATTCTGTCAAGGCTGAAATGAACAACTGAAGTATGAAACCCTGAACATGAAGTGTGGCCACTTATTTTTACAAGAAGTCCACATtatcagaaaaacatgtttaagatAAAATTCAACATGATTGATTTTGAGATAACTTAAGATGTAGACAGAACAAGCTTGAAATATTCTCCACAATAACAGCTGCTCTCAGCTTCTCTCTTAACATTTTTCTCACAATATTATGAGTTAAgttctttgtgtttatgttttcactttcaatTACTGCAGCTTTTTCCGAAATATtagaattttccttttttcaaaatatgacATCAGCGTCAAACATGATGCCTTGTTCTTGTTTGACTCTGAAGAATATGatcttttaaaatcattttgactaaATCCTGGACATCTTGGACTTTCAAGGACTTTAAATCATAGGTTTTTAACTCAAGCTTGAAATCAATGGATAACCTGAAACCACttatggtttattttttattggttTAAGGATTAAAAGTGATTCATCCGATCACTATCAGTAATGTACcttttacatttataaaactcAGCTGCCTCCCACACATAGTAACTTACAGTGAGTGCAAAATTAAGCCTGATTCTAAAGTCTTTAATTTCAGAAGAAATAATGACTCTGTTAAGATAATGACTGATTGTACATCTAGCGGAAAGTGAATGTCATGGTTAAGATAATTCTACTGcattacatgttttaaaattatttacaatgatttgatttttaaatctgTATAATGTCCGGCTATAGAGCCCTATATATGGTATGCATCATGTTCTTTCATTTATCTGTGAATACATCAtgatttttaaattcaaacatcattatcagcatcaaatattcagaatcagACACGCTCTTCTATATACATACATGATGTAACCTCATCAACTTATTCAAAGTAAgaagtaaaacaatatgagtAACAAAATCTAAAGCATTTGTTCATTGAACACTATCAGcacatttttttgtcagaaTTAATTATGAAGAAATTCACAACATGGTTCATTAATGTTCCTGAAACTCTGACGCTCCTCTGTTCATTCATATACAGACATGTGTTCTTAATCTGACAAACcatttttggaaacatttttgtttcataaaAACTCATAGAACTTGTAGTATCACTGATATGTTAAGTAGCCTTACTTAAACTGAAATAATCTATAGCATGCCAAACTGGAAGTAGACTAGAAAGTAGACCAGAAACCTGTCGGCACTGTCTACTCTTCAGTTTTTACAGAGAGAGTCATTGGTAATATCTTCATTGACAGTTTATCCAGAGTAACAATGTATGGGAACAGGCTgtcagtgaaagtgtgtttgAAGGTTAGTATGTGTTTGTTAGTATCAAGATCACAGAACGATAGTTTTCCCTTGTCAAAGTCCAGGTgaactctgatcctctggagcttctcTATAGCAAGAACTTTATCTGGGAGTGGCGGGGAAGCAGCGGTGTATGTTCCATTAAGGTTCACAATTTCCCAGTATCCAGTCGGTATTTGTTCCTTTCTCTGGACAGACTCCCTTATGACACCTACACCCCAAGTAGCATCATGTCTAACCTCAACATCCCAGTCAtgagtccctgagttaaagGCCTCAGAGCCGAAGACAGAGGGGTGCATTTGAATCCTCTCTGGGTTTTTAGGAAGATTCAGTGTCTGTTCATGTGTCACACTGGTCAAATCTTCAGACACAGTGAGTTCTGGGTtggctgtgtttggatccagaaccacaggagtgtaggagactATGTCCTTCATCTTATTCCAGATGTTGAAggtcaggttgcccaggtgtttggccacgtctatcagagctcctgagtcCAGCTGTGGATcatccagcagggggcgctgctggactcttttcactgcagccttgtagttctgcaggaatgagacgtcttcagctctcagttcctcctctgtggctttgattgtgtctgacagagctgctatctctctgctcagaggctcaatcttcttcttcatcatctgactcttctgctcctcttcctccctcagagcagtgatcctggcctcctcttcctcttgtagAAACTGATGAAGCTTCTTAAACTGCTCTTTAATCTGATtctctgtgtgtcgggcctggaccttAATGTGTTCTGCTGTTTGATCAAAGTTTCCTTTAACTTGTTCAAAGACCTTCAGTTTATCCTGTAAGGGTTTCAGGGATTTCCGAAGCTTCTCTTTGTGATCCTGTGCAGCTTCACCGATGGGACTGAATCTGtggttcttgtgtgtttttgaatctctgcagatgacacacactgGCTCTTGATGGTcgagacagaagagtttgagtttctcactgtgcagactgcagacagaCTCAGACTCTGCTGAtgctctctggtctctctcGTGTAAGAAGgtctcacacaggttctttaatGCCAGGTTACGAGGTGGATCACTTAACAAAGATATTTTCTTACAAACTGCAcacttgtgtatttgtgtctctctccaccatttctgcagacagtctttacagaagctgtggctgcatgacaaaacaacaggatCTTTAAAGATGCcatagcagaccggacaagaaAGATCCTTTTCTGATTGAGAAGACATTTCAAGCTGAAAACGATGAAGGCAGACAGGGACGATGGCAAGTCAAGTTGAACGTTTTACTTTCCCCTTTGTGTCGTAGCTCCTCTGAAACTTCTGTTTATGATGTGAAATCAGCAGCACAGTGAAGTACAGTATTCCAATAATCCCAGTATTTCTTCCTTTGGGCAGCCTCGTTGTAGAGTTTGGTCTGGTTTGTGAAGGTCTGTGGAATGAGGATCCCACATAGCGCCCACACACGCCTTATGTGCAGGGGCAAGTCCAGACGTTGCCCTGCTGGCATTTGCCAACCCTGAAACCTGATTGCATTACTCTGAAGTGAGAGGCAGGGTGTTAGATTAAAAAGTAGTTAAATTGGATATCGTGATTTTCTTTTGTAAGAAAGCCTTATACTTTCAGGGTCTGATGAAATACGCTATTGAGTTGCATCTAAGGAAATGTAGTATCAAGCGTTTTCAGAGATTCAACAACATTTGGGACTAAAATTCAAAATGCTGCTTTGATTACACCAGTTTTCTTTTGTCCATCATTATCAAGTACCTCAACTTTTTTAGAGGCACACTACTACTGTTAATCACTGGAGTATTAAAAGATAAACCACGATGCACAGTTGGTTTTAAAGTAGAAAATTGTCCCATTGAAAGTCATTTGTGTCATCATACTCTCTTCATCCCGTTTCAGTTTTTGTCCTTTCTCTTCTGTGGTGTTTCATTCTGTCAAGGCTGAAATGAACAACTGCAATATGAAACCCTGAACATGAAGTGTGGCCACTTGTTTTTACAAGAAGTCCACAtcatcagaaaaacatgtttgagaTAAAACTCAACATGAAGAAACATGATTGATTTTGAGATAACTTAAGATGTAGACAGAACAAGCTTGAAAACATTCTCCACAATCACGGCTGCTCTCGGCTTCTCTCCACACATTTTTCTCTCAATATTATGAGTTAATTGCTTTGTaatatgttttcactttcaaagACTGCAGCTTCTTCCCAAATATTAGAATTTACTTTTTCAAAATATGACATCAGCCTCAAACGTGACGCCCTGTTCTCGTTTGACTCTGAAGAATATGatcttttaaaattattttgacTAAATCCTGGACATCTTGGACTTTAAATCataggtttttgttttttttaagatttttttggcatagacacctttattaagcagtagacagataggaaatatgggagagaggggAATGCGAAAAAGTGAAAGTCTTGGTTAAGATAATTCTACCACATTATatgttttaaagttatttacaatgatttgatttttaaatttgtaTAATGTCCGGCTATAGAGCCCTATATATGGTATGGTTCTTTATCTGTGAAAacattatttgatttttaaattcaaacatCATTATCAGCATCAAATACTCAGAATCAGACACGCTCTTCTATATGCATACATGATGTAACCTCATTAACTTATTCAAAGTAAGAAGTAAAATAATATGAGTAACAAAATCTAAAGCATTTGTTCATTGAACACTAtcagcacattttttttgtcagaattaATGATCAGAAATTCACAACATGGTTCATTAATGTTCCTGAAACTCTGACGCTCCTCTGTTCATTCATATACAGTCATGTGTTCTTAATCTGACAATCTCAAACCATTTTaggaaacatttttgtttcctAAAAACTCATAGAACTTGTAGTATCCCTGATATGCTAAGAAGCCTTACTTAACCTGAAATAATCTATTGCATGCCAAACTGGAAGTAGACTAGAAAATAGACCAGAAGTCTGTCGACACTGTCTGCTGTTCCATTTGAACAGAGAGAGTCACTGGTAATATCTTGATTGGCAGTTTATTGCGGGTGCCAATGTATGGAAACAGCCTGTCAGTGAAAGCATCATTAATAACCTCAACATCCCAGTCATGAGTCCCTGAGCTAAAAGCCTCTGAGCCGAACACACTGTGGTACATTTGaatcctctctgtgttttcaggaAGCTTCGGTTTCTTTTCACATCTCACACTGGTGAGATCTTCAGACACGATGAGTTCTGGGTGGGCCGTGTTTGGATCCAGAAtcacaggagtgtaggagaccatcTCCTTCATCTTGCTCCAGATGTTGAAggtcaggtt
It includes:
- the LOC115582853 gene encoding tripartite motif-containing protein 35-like, whose amino-acid sequence is MSSQSEKDLSCPVCYGIFKDPVVLSCSHSFCKDCLQKWWRETQIHKCAVCKKISLLSDPPRNLALKNLCETFLHERDQRASAESESVCSLHSEKLKLFCLDHQEPVCVICRDSKTHKNHRFSPIGEAAQDHKEKLRKSLKPLQDKLKVFEQVKGNFDQTAEHIKVQARHTENQIKEQFKKLHQFLQEEEEARITALREEEEQKSQMMKKKIEPLSREIAALSDTIKVM